The following coding sequences are from one Panthera leo isolate Ple1 chromosome E1, P.leo_Ple1_pat1.1, whole genome shotgun sequence window:
- the TMEM100 gene encoding transmembrane protein 100, producing the protein MTEEPIKEILGTPKSSKPVTMEKSPNREVVVTTVPLVSEIQLTAATGGAELSCYRCIIPFAVVVLIAGIVVTAVAYSFNSHGSIISILGLVLLSSGLFLLASSALCWKVRQRSKKAKRRESQTALVANQRSLFA; encoded by the coding sequence ATGACTGAAGAGCCCATAAAGGAGATCCTGGGAACCCCAAAGTCTTCCAAGCCAGTGACAATGGAGAAGAGCCCCAACAGGGAAGTGGTGGTCACCACGGTCCCCTTGGTCAGTGAGATTCAGTTGACGGCTGCTACAGGGGGTGCCGAGCTCTCCTGTTACCGCTGCATCATCCCGTTTGCCGTGGTGGTCCTCATCGCTGGCATAGTGGTCACGGCTGTGGCTTACAGCTTCAATTCCCATGGCTCCATCATCTCTATCTTGGGTCTGGTCCTTCTGTCATCTGGACTTTTTTTGTTAGCCTCCAGTGCCTTATGCTGGAAGGTGAGGCAGAGGAGCAAGAAAGCCAAGAGACGGGAGAGTCAGACGGCTCTTGTGGCAAATCAGAGAAGCTTATTTGCTTAG